The following is a genomic window from Sulfitobacter pontiacus.
AAGGCTAACCGCATACCGGCGATAGATAATCGCGGCGATGATCGACAGCACAAAGGTCGCAACCACGATCATAGACCCCGGGCCCCAAACCGGTGCGGGAATGTAGATGCCGCGGTTGGTGAAGGCGAAGGCGTCGAAAAGCATGCTCGACGTGGCGTTGTCACCGCGGAACTTGTTGGGCGCGGGCAATACGGCCGTCATCAAGGTGTAGATCATCAGGATCCAGATCAGCACCGGAATATTCCGGAAAATCTCGACGTAGACCGACATCAGTTTGGACACGAGCCAGTTCTTGGACAGGCGCGCCACACCGGCGATCACACCAAGAATTGTCGCAGTGACACAGGCTAGAAACGCAACAAGAAGCGTGTTGATGATACCGACCATTGCGGCACGCAGGTTCGATGACTGGCTGTTATAATCGATTAAGGATTGGTTGATATCGTAGCCGGCTGGCACGTTCAAAAACCCGTAGGAGATGTTCAATCCGGCCTCTGCCAGATTTCGTACCAGGTTAATGCCCAGAAACGACATCAATGCGATAAGCAGTATCAGCGCGATAAACTGGAAAGTGTAGGATCTATAGCGGGTGTCGTTAAGCAACATCGACAGCCGGAACGAGCCCTGTTGAGGGTCGGACATTGTCGTCATCAGATTTTCCCTGTGTGCCGGACCTGTTTTTCACGCACCATTCGGTGTCGCGGGCCGGGTTTTATTTTTGCGTCGTATAGGCGCAAAGGGCGCGGAATTGCTCCGCGCCCCTCGACGGATGTGTTTAGCGGAAAGGAGGCGCGTACATCAGGCCGCCGTCTGTCCACTGAGCGTTCAGGCCACGGGCCAGACCGATTGGTGTTTCTTCGCCGATGTTCTTGGCAAAGATTTCGCCGTAGTTACCTTGCGACGCGATGGCTTTCTTCGCCCAATCAGCTTCCAGACCCAGCATTTCACCCAAAGTACCTTCGGTGCCAAGCAGACGGGCAACTTCTGGGTTTGTGGTGTTTGTTGTCATCTCTTCGACGTTTGCCGATGTGACACCCAGCTCTTCAGCTGCGATCAGAGCATAGAGAACCCAGCGCGTTACATCGCCCCAGTCGTTGTCGCCATGGCGAACAAGCGGGCCCAGAGGCTCTTTAGAGATGATTTCGGGCAGGATGATGTGCTCACCTGGGTTTTCAAAGGTCGCACGTGTCGCGGCCAGACCGGAGGCGTCGGTAGTATAGGTGTCGCACGCACCGGCCAGATACTGCTGTTGGCCTTCGGCGTTTGTTTCAACAGGCACGGGCTCGTAGCTGATGTTGTTGTTGCGGAAGAAGTCCGCGAGGTTCAGCTCGGTCGTGGTGCCGGTTTGGATGCAGACAGTCGCGCCATCCAGATCCTTGGCAGAGGAAACGCCAAGCTCTTTCGGAACCATGAAGCCCTGACCGTCATAGTAGTTCACGCCGATGAAGTCGAACTTGAGGTCGACATCGCGGCTGAAGGTCCATGTGGTGTTACGTGCAAGGAAATCGATCTCGCCCGATGCCAGCGCGGTGAAGCGTGTTTTGCCGGTTGTGGGGATGAATTCGACAGCTGCGGGGTCGCCCAGTACAGCAGCGGCAACGGCGCGGCATACCGCCACGTCAAAGCCTTCCCATTCACCATTGGCGTTAGGGGCCGCAAAGCCAGCCAGACCGGTGGTAACGCCGCAGTTCAGCTTGCCGCGCGCTTTGACATCGTCAAGCGTGGACGCAGCAGCTGCGCCAGCCGCAAGGCCGGCTACTGTTAGCGCACCAAAAAATACGGATTTGTTCATTTTAACCTCTTCCTGATTTTCCGCCACGTTTTAGGGCGGTTCACCCGGCACCTTTTCGGACCGGAGATGTTTTGGCGGGGTTATCCCCGTCAGTGGAAGGGAGTTTGGGCGAATTTACGCCGGAACGTCAAGTCAGTGTGCTTAAAAAATGCTCTCAATCCTATGTATTGGGGTCACCGTGAAACCTATTCGGGCACGCTCAGGTCAAACATCAACTTAGCGTGTAAGAAACTAGTCTTTTTCACTGCGGCCAAGGCGTCTGCCTCGTCATCATTGCCCCACTGTTCGGCCTGCCAAATCTCGTCCAGACGCGAAATTTCCCAAATCGATTCCGCTTCCTTTGCGTCAAGCGCCGCCGCAAAGCCCAAGATTAGTGAGCCAGACAGGCTCACAAGGTCGTGGAAGGCAGCGAGTTGAAAGTTGCTTAACGCATGGGTGCGCGCCGACAGGCGTGCGACATCCGCAGGTGACTGGGGTTCGTGCATGATCCCCACTCGGGTCTGCAAGCTCACGCCCAAGGTCTCGCGGGCCCACTCCAGCATGGGGTCCCATTGTTCGGCCTGCCGCGCGACCAGCTCAGCCGGGCTATCCGCGCGATAGCACAGCAGATCACAGTCGCCGTAGGCCGCCAACATATCCGCAACCTCGGCATGTTGCAGCGCAACCTTGTCGATCGCGGCATTGGCGGTTTTGGTGGCGGGCATGGTGTCGGGGTTGATCACCCCGTCCTGTGCCTCCCACTCGGCGGCAATTTTCTGCGCCATAGCGCGGGTTGGCACCACCAGCGCACGTTTGGCCGGGGTCTTGATCCCGCGCCCGTCAAGCTCGACAGTATAGCCCCCCTCCGCCTCGACAACGGCCGCCTCTTTCCAGAAACGTTTCGCTTTCCAATCGCTCACCCCCAATCCTCCTCGAACGGGTCAGCAGGCACGTCGGAGGGTGCCCACTGGAACGTGTCCCAGGTGCGCGCCATATGGTCCGGCAGCGGGGCCGTGAGGTTCAGCCGCGCCTTGGTGACAGGGTGCTCCAGCGTCAGGGATCGCGCATGCAAGTGCAGCTTCTTCGAGATATCGCCCCCCAGTTGCGCGCCCCATCCGTCGCCCATGTTTTCCTGACCTGAACCGCCATATTTACCATCTCCGACAATGGGATGCCCGATTTCAGCCATATGCGCACGCAGCTGGTGCGTCCGGCCCGTCACAGGGATCAGCGCCATCCAGCAGGTCCGCTTTCCGGCTTGTGCGAGGGTCGCATAATCGGTGGTCGCGCGTTTGGCACCTTCGGTTGTTTCCATGTCTTTCGGGTGGACGCAGTACATCTTTTCGCCCTCACCACGGGCGCCGTGACCGAAGGCTTTGACTAGGCCGAATTTGATCGTCCCGTTGCGCGGATGCGGGACGCCCGCGACCGCAGCCCAGTAGATCTTGCGGGTTTCACGATGGCGGAACGACGCTGTCAGCGCGGCGGCAATCGACCGTGTCCGCGCCATGATCAGCACGCCAGAGGTGTCTTTGTCCAACCGGTGCACAAGGCGCGGCTTTTCATCAAGCTCGAACATCAAAGCATCGGCAAGCGCGTCGACGTGGCGGTCCGATTGACCAGACCCGCCCTGCACCGGCAGCCCCGGCGGTTTGTTCAGCGCGATGATGTGATCGTCGCGATAGATCACACAGGACCGGATAAACTTGGTATCCGCCTCTGATATCCGCGTGCGCTTGGGCGGCGGCGGAGCCTTTTCATCAGGCAGCGGCGGGATACGCACGGTCTGCCCGACCTCAAGCCGAGTAGAGGCTTTGACCCGCCCCCCATCAACACGGATGTCACCTTTCCGGCACATCTTTTCGATCAGCCCTTGGCCAATCAACGGAAAGGTCCGTTTGAACCAACGGTCCAACCGTTGATCCCCGTCGCCTTCTTCTACGACCAGATGTTGAACCCGGCTCATGCAAATACCCCTCTGGCCACCAAAAGGCCCAGCATTAATCCTAGCACCGATAGCCCGACGGACAGTGCCACATATATCCCTGCCGCCCCGATCTGGCCGCGCTCCATCAACGTGACCGTCTCGAGCGAGAAGGACGAGAACGTTGTAAAGCCGCCAAGCACGCCGGTCATCACAAACGGGCTGATCTGCGTCAGCCCTTTTTGTGCGGCACACACCACAAAGAGGCCCATCAAGAACGACCCGATGATGTTGACCGTCAGGACCGCGATCGGAAAATCCGACAGCCCGACCAGCCGCGTCACGGCGACACCAAACAGATACCGCAAGGAGGCACCGATCGCGCCGCCCATAGCGACAAGGGACAGGGTTGAAATCATCTGCGGTCTCTCACGGTTCACGCCCCGAATGTCAAGTTTTCCGCGTTGCCCGCAGCTTTTCGAAATAATCGACGCGTTTTTTCAGGTCACGTTCAAAGCCTCGTTCGACAGGTTGATAGAATTGCGGTCGCTCCATCCCGTCGGGAAAGTAGTTCTGGCCGGAAAACCCGTCTTCGGCATCATGGTCATAGGCATACCCCGCGCCGTAGCCCTGTTCTTTCATCATCTTGGTGGGCGCGTTCATGATGTGCTTGGGCGGCAAAGAGGAGCCGGTTTGCTTGGCCGCACGCCGCGCAGCCTTATAGGCCACGTAGGCCGCGTTCGACTTCGGGGCCAGCGCGAGATAGGTCAACGCCTGCGCAATCGCCAGTTCCCCTTCGGGCGAGCCGAGCCGCTCGTAGGTCTCCCACGATTGCAGGCAAACAGACTGAGCTTGCGGATCGGCAAGCCCGATATCCTCGACCGCCATGCGCGTGATCCGGCGCATCAGATACCGCGGGTCTTCGCCCCCCTCCAGCATCCGCGCCAACCAGTACAGCGCCGCGTCAGGGTCAGAGCCGCGCACGGATTTATGCAGCGCTGAGATGAGGTTATAATGCGCGTCCCCCCCTTTGTCGTATTGCGCCGCGCGCCGCATCAAACGCGCCGAGAGGGCCTTGCCGTCCAGCTTGCCCTCGACCTTCCAAGCGGCGACCTGCTCTATCAGGTTGAGCAACGCACGCCCGTCGCCATCGGCCATCTCAAGCAGGTTTTCACGCGCAGGCCCGTCCAGTGGCAAGCCACGACCCAGTTCCTTTTCGGCCCTTTCGGCCAGCCGTTCCAGATCGGACAACGGCAAACGCTCCAACACCAGAACCTGCGACCGGCTCAGCACAGCGGCGTTCAGCTCGAACGATGGATTCTCGGTCGTGGCCCCGACCAGCAGGATCGTTCCATCCTCCATATGAGGCAGAAAGCCGTCCTGCTGCGCCTTGTTAAAGCGGTGGATCTCGTCGACGAACAGCAGTGTCCCCTGCCCGTTCTGTCGCCGGATTTTCGCCGCATCAAAGACCTTGCGCAGCTCAGGCACACCGCTGAAAATCGCGCTGATCTGCACGAAATGCAGGTCCGTCTCATCTGCCAGCAGTCGCGCGATCGTCGTTTTGCCAACGCCGGGCGGGCCCCAGAAAATCAGCGACCCGAGCGAGCCCGACTGCAGCATCACCGTCAGCGGCGCGTCCGGCCCCAGCACCTGTGACTGACCGATGACCTCGCCCAAACTGCGCGGGCGCAGCCGGTCCGCCAACGGGCGGTGCCCGCTTTCCACAGCCGGTGCGTCCGATCCAAATAAGTCCGCCATCGCGCTAGACCCGGAATTGCAGCGACAGACGCTGCACGCCACGCTGCACCACCATCGACACCTGACGGCTGCCCGCCATCTGGTCGCTGACATCCGACGGTGTTTGCACCTCGGCCCCGTTCACGGCCAGGATCACATCCCCCTGCCGCAACCCCACGCGCCCACCATAGGGCCCGGTATCCATCACCGCCACACCCGCTACCTCAAGCGGGAGGTTCAATTCAGCCATCACAGCAGGATTGATCCGCGCCAACGCCAACCCTGGTAGCAAGCTGCTTTCATCCAGCGTGAGCGCGGCACGCGATGGCTCTTCCGGTGCGGCGATCAAGGCGACCTCAACCTCTTCCACCGCGCCATCGCGCAGCCGCGTGATCCGCGCTTGTGCGCCCATCCCGGCCACGCTCATGCGGTAGATCATCTCGGCGGGTGTATGTACCTCTTGCCCATCGACCGCCGTGATCACATCGCCGACTGCAACACCGGCCTTCAGAAACGGGCTGGCAGGGTGCATCCCCGACACGATGATGCCACCAGGCCGGTCCAGCCCCAGCGGGCCCGCCATATCCGCATCCACCGGCTGCCCGCTCATCCCCGCCCAAGGTCGGGTAAATTCAACGGCCCCGTCGCGCGCCTGCGCCATGAACGCCGCGATCAAATTGGCAGGTATCGCAAAGCCAATCCCGTTTGACCCGCCAGAGCGTGTTAAGATCGAGGTGTTGATCCCGATCAACCGCCCCTCTACGTCGATCAACGCACCGCCAGAGTTGCCCGGGTTGATCGGTGCATCCGTCTGGATGAAGTATCCCTGCCCGCCACCGTTCATCCCGCCAGACCGCGCAAGGCCTGACACGATCCCGCTGCTCACCGTTTGCCCGACCCCAAAGGGGTTGCCGATGGCCAGCGTCAACTCTCCGACCTCGACGGTATCGCTATCGCGCAACGACAAAGGGGTAAGCCCGTCGACGTCATCGATTTTCAGGATAGCCAGATCGCTCTCTGCATCGCTCAGCAGCACACGGGCGGAAAACTCGCGACGGTCCGACAGGACGATCCGAATGTCCGTCGACATCCCGACCACATGATAATTCGACACGACGATCCCGTCCTCCGACAGGATCACGCCGGACCCGAGCGAGTTCTGAACCCGCGGGCGGCCGGCGTCTGGCCGCCGGAAGAAACGTTCAAAGAAGGGATCAGCCTGCAGCGGCGTGCGGCTTTGCTCGACGATGGTGCGGGCGTAGATGTTCACCACGGCGG
Proteins encoded in this region:
- a CDS encoding replication-associated recombination protein A; amino-acid sequence: MADLFGSDAPAVESGHRPLADRLRPRSLGEVIGQSQVLGPDAPLTVMLQSGSLGSLIFWGPPGVGKTTIARLLADETDLHFVQISAIFSGVPELRKVFDAAKIRRQNGQGTLLFVDEIHRFNKAQQDGFLPHMEDGTILLVGATTENPSFELNAAVLSRSQVLVLERLPLSDLERLAERAEKELGRGLPLDGPARENLLEMADGDGRALLNLIEQVAAWKVEGKLDGKALSARLMRRAAQYDKGGDAHYNLISALHKSVRGSDPDAALYWLARMLEGGEDPRYLMRRITRMAVEDIGLADPQAQSVCLQSWETYERLGSPEGELAIAQALTYLALAPKSNAAYVAYKAARRAAKQTGSSLPPKHIMNAPTKMMKEQGYGAGYAYDHDAEDGFSGQNYFPDGMERPQFYQPVERGFERDLKKRVDYFEKLRATRKT
- a CDS encoding RluA family pseudouridine synthase, producing the protein MSRVQHLVVEEGDGDQRLDRWFKRTFPLIGQGLIEKMCRKGDIRVDGGRVKASTRLEVGQTVRIPPLPDEKAPPPPKRTRISEADTKFIRSCVIYRDDHIIALNKPPGLPVQGGSGQSDRHVDALADALMFELDEKPRLVHRLDKDTSGVLIMARTRSIAAALTASFRHRETRKIYWAAVAGVPHPRNGTIKFGLVKAFGHGARGEGEKMYCVHPKDMETTEGAKRATTDYATLAQAGKRTCWMALIPVTGRTHQLRAHMAEIGHPIVGDGKYGGSGQENMGDGWGAQLGGDISKKLHLHARSLTLEHPVTKARLNLTAPLPDHMARTWDTFQWAPSDVPADPFEEDWG
- the crcB gene encoding fluoride efflux transporter CrcB, with protein sequence MISTLSLVAMGGAIGASLRYLFGVAVTRLVGLSDFPIAVLTVNIIGSFLMGLFVVCAAQKGLTQISPFVMTGVLGGFTTFSSFSLETVTLMERGQIGAAGIYVALSVGLSVLGLMLGLLVARGVFA
- a CDS encoding ATP12 family chaperone protein, yielding MSDWKAKRFWKEAAVVEAEGGYTVELDGRGIKTPAKRALVVPTRAMAQKIAAEWEAQDGVINPDTMPATKTANAAIDKVALQHAEVADMLAAYGDCDLLCYRADSPAELVARQAEQWDPMLEWARETLGVSLQTRVGIMHEPQSPADVARLSARTHALSNFQLAAFHDLVSLSGSLILGFAAALDAKEAESIWEISRLDEIWQAEQWGNDDEADALAAVKKTSFLHAKLMFDLSVPE
- a CDS encoding trypsin-like peptidase domain-containing protein, with the translated sequence MRILLILLTVLSFPVAAQTVPSSAAQIQLSFAPLVREAAPAVVNIYARTIVEQSRTPLQADPFFERFFRRPDAGRPRVQNSLGSGVILSEDGIVVSNYHVVGMSTDIRIVLSDRREFSARVLLSDAESDLAILKIDDVDGLTPLSLRDSDTVEVGELTLAIGNPFGVGQTVSSGIVSGLARSGGMNGGGQGYFIQTDAPINPGNSGGALIDVEGRLIGINTSILTRSGGSNGIGFAIPANLIAAFMAQARDGAVEFTRPWAGMSGQPVDADMAGPLGLDRPGGIIVSGMHPASPFLKAGVAVGDVITAVDGQEVHTPAEMIYRMSVAGMGAQARITRLRDGAVEEVEVALIAAPEEPSRAALTLDESSLLPGLALARINPAVMAELNLPLEVAGVAVMDTGPYGGRVGLRQGDVILAVNGAEVQTPSDVSDQMAGSRQVSMVVQRGVQRLSLQFRV
- a CDS encoding amino acid ABC transporter permease gives rise to the protein MTTMSDPQQGSFRLSMLLNDTRYRSYTFQFIALILLIALMSFLGINLVRNLAEAGLNISYGFLNVPAGYDINQSLIDYNSQSSNLRAAMVGIINTLLVAFLACVTATILGVIAGVARLSKNWLVSKLMSVYVEIFRNIPVLIWILMIYTLMTAVLPAPNKFRGDNATSSMLFDAFAFTNRGIYIPAPVWGPGSMIVVATFVLSIIAAIIYRRYAVSLLFRTGKLLPMGWPTVAILLVPTIVMFFIMGSPIALDYPELKGFNFRGGLQIGAPLIALWLALSVYTGAFIAENVRAGIQAISKGQTEAASSLGLRPKRVMNLVVLPQALRVIIPPLISQYLNITKNSSLAIAVGYADITATLGGITLNQTGRAIECVLLLMLFYLTISLSISAIMNVYNNSVSLKER
- a CDS encoding amino acid ABC transporter substrate-binding protein, with amino-acid sequence MNKSVFFGALTVAGLAAGAAAASTLDDVKARGKLNCGVTTGLAGFAAPNANGEWEGFDVAVCRAVAAAVLGDPAAVEFIPTTGKTRFTALASGEIDFLARNTTWTFSRDVDLKFDFIGVNYYDGQGFMVPKELGVSSAKDLDGATVCIQTGTTTELNLADFFRNNNISYEPVPVETNAEGQQQYLAGACDTYTTDASGLAATRATFENPGEHIILPEIISKEPLGPLVRHGDNDWGDVTRWVLYALIAAEELGVTSANVEEMTTNTTNPEVARLLGTEGTLGEMLGLEADWAKKAIASQGNYGEIFAKNIGEETPIGLARGLNAQWTDGGLMYAPPFR